The Sorangiineae bacterium MSr11954 DNA segment TCCTTGCGGATCGCACGCTGCGGCTCGCCGCCCCGGCGTCGGGGTGATGTCGTCAACCCAGCCGCCTTCATGGTGGGGACCGCATCGGCGTCCGCCGCGACCGAAACGGCATGCGCGGGCCTCGCGCGCCCCTGCGATGAGACGGTGTCCCCGCGCATGGACGCATCGACCCGCGTGTCGGGCTCGCCCTGTGGCTTCGGCTCCGGTAAATCCGGCCGCTCCGTCGGCTGACGCCGGAGATCGTCGCTCAGGGGCGACAGTTCGGCCGTGATCTCCGCGCGCACCTGCCCGACGATGGTGGAAAAAGGCTCCCCCAAGGCGTCCTCGAACGCCGGCCCCAGCGCGCTGCGCATCTCGCGCGCGGAGCTCCAACGATCGCCGCCGTCGAACGCGAGCGCTTTATCGACGAACTGCACCAGGGCGCGCGGCAAGCTCGGGACCACCGTGGCCACCGAGCGGGCGCTTTTTGTTGCTGCGGCAACCAAAAGTGCCCCTCGGCCGTCCGTTCGATGGACGAACTCACCCGAGAGCAGCGTGAAGATCGTGGCGCCGACGGCCCAGCAGTCACTGTGCGGACCGATGGCCTTTCGGTCGCCCATCACCTGCTCGGGCGGCATGAACGCGGGCGTGCCGACCATGTGCCCCGTCGTGCTCACGCTCGCGTCGCCGTCGAGGCTCCGCGCGATGCCGAAATCGAGCACGCGCACATGGCCGGTGTTGGTGACGAACAGATTGTCCGGCTTGATGTCGCGATGAACGATCCCCTTGGCGTGCGCGCTCGCCAACACATCGAGCGCATCCGACACGGCCATCGCCACCTCGGCCAGGGGCAAGCGGCGTCCGCTCGCTCGGTCCCAACGCGCGCGAAGCGGCTCCCCTTCGAGCAGCGGCATGATCAAAAATGGACAGCCCGTCTCGTCCACATCGTCGTCGAGGATGGGAACGGCGCCAGGGTGCCCGATCCGATTGGCCACATAGGCCTCGCGGCCGAAGAGCTGGCAAATCTCGGGCTCACCCGCAAAGCACTCGAGCAAAAACTTGATCGCCACCTTGTGCCCATTTCGATGGGTGGCTGCATACACCGCCGACATCCCACCCACGCCGATCAGCCGCTCGATTCGGTACTTTCGTTGGACGGTGGTCTCGAGCCGCGCGAGCACACGCTCGGAGGTCCATGGGCGCAAGGTCGGCGCGGACATACGTAGCTCTCGTCCCTTCGTTCCCTTCGTCCGGAGCCTTTGGCATCATGAAGTGGCGCTTCCGGCCGTGTCAAGGAACGCCTCGGGATGAGACGGCGCGCCGCGGCACCGGTCATTCTGCTGTCGCGGTACAGATGTCACTTCGACTCGGTCCGTCTTTCGTCGTGCGGCTGCGATTCGCCGTTGCGCTTTTTCCGAATACAGAATTGAATTCAGACGATGAGTCACGATCTGGTTGCCGACTTCGCGCGATGGGTGGCTGCGGAGGACGTGCGGCTCGTCGGCATGGCGCTGATCTCGGTGGTCTTGGTCTGGCTATCGGAGAAAGCGCGGATGGTGCGGATGGATCGGTACCGCTGGGCACGCGGGCACTCACGCGATGCGCGCACGCGCATGGAGCGCATGACCCCAAGCATGCCCCGTTCGCCCCGTGAAGCGCTCAACGATTCCATGGCGTGAATCGACGTCCCACGTGAGCCGAGGTGCTGCAAGGAACGGCGGAGACAGCGCGGGTGGCGTGCTCATCTCGCAGGTGAAGCCCGAGGTGCCACGGGGTGTCACCTTTTGCTCGCCCCGCCCACCAAAGCTAGCAAGCTGACCTACGACGGTTCGCGCATTTTGGCCGGGTGCACGGCACATTGAACGAAGATGACGTTCGCCCACGTCTCGATGGCGCTCTTGGTCGCCTGCCTGGCGGTGCCGCTCTATGCGAAGCCCATCTCCGGGGCGAGCAGCACCCCGCGCAAACCGCCCGCGCCCCTCGAAGCGCGCCGCCCAAAGCCTCCGCGCCCGGTGGAAACCGTGCGCGTGGCGGGCAACTATTGCACGGAGATCGAGCAGCGCTGCCTGCGGTGGCTGCCCAACACGAAAGAGGTCGTCAGCCACGAGCCGCTTCGGTGCGCCGAGTTTGCTCCCAGCGTGTGCAAGGGGCAAACGCGCCCGATGACATTCGAGATCGATCGCTACGAGTACCCGGGCCGAGCGGGGGTGCGACCGCAGGTGAATGTCACGTGGGTGCAGGCCGGCGCATTGTGCGCCGCGCGCGGCAAGCGCTTGTGCACGGAGGAAGAGTGGACCTTGGCCTGCGAGGGCGATTCACTCTGGCCTTACCCGTACGGGCTCGTGCGCGATGCCTCCGCGTGCCACATCGACGAGCCGCTTCGGCCCTCCGCGCACCAGGGCTCGCCCGAGCGCAACGCGCGCGTGGGACCGCACTGGAAAATGCCCATCGACCAACGCGAGCCATCGGGCAAGCGCCCCGCGTGCGTGAGCCCGTTTGGCGTGTTCGACATGACGGGCAACGTGGATGAGTGGGTCGATGGGCACGCTTCGGGGCATGCCTCCTCATCGATGGGTGGCTACTGGGGCCCGGTGCGCAACCGCTGCCGTGTGGTGACCCGCGCGCACGACGCCAAGTTCTCGTTCTACCAGACAGGGTTCCGCTGCTGCCGCGACGTCCCGTGAGCGCGTGAGCCCGCAAGGCCGAACGCCCGCAAGGCCGAACGCCCGCAAGGCCGAACGCCCGCAAGGCCGAAGCCCAAAGCCCGAACGACAGAGCGTTGCAGCTTCCGCGACAGAAAACGCAAAGCGCTGTAAGAAGGGCGGGACGGACGCGTTGCTTCGTCGTGAAGTTGCTGAACAGAACCTCTCGGAGATTCTCCATGCCCTCGATTTCGACGCTTGCCAAACTCGGTCTCTTCGTTTTCGCCCTTCCGCTGGCCGCTGGCTGTGCCAACAACGGCGAGGCGCAGCCCGCCGCTTCGCCGTCGCAGACGTCCATCCTGGTGGTCGGAAAAGGTGAAGCGCACGCCAAGCCCGATATCGCGCACATCAATCTCGGGGTCGAAGAGCGCTCCGCCACCGTGTCCGAAGCGATGCAGCGCAACACCACGCAAATGAATCAGCTGGTGGCCGCGCTGAAGAACGTGGGCATCGCCGAAAAAGACATTCAAACGAGCAACTTCAATGTTCGTTTCGAGCGCGAGCTCAACACGCCGCCTCCGCCGTATCCGATGGAATCGGCCGTACCCGCGGCGCCGGCCAAGCCCCTCCCAGCCCCCACGCCGGCCCCCGGCTCCTCCAAGGGCCCGAAGGTGACGGCCCCCGGTCGCGGCGCCCCCGGCACGGCGGCCGCCGCGGCTCCGGCCGCAAAGACGCCGGCCGGCTTTTACGTGGTGAGCAACAGCGTGGAGATCACCGTGCGCGACGTGGCGCGCGTGGGCGCCGTGATCGATGCCGCGGCGGCCGCCGGCTCGAACAACATTTGGGGCGTCAACTTCGAGCTCGAAAAGAAGGACGCCGTGGAGGGCGAGCTCCGTCAAAAGGCCGTGGCCGACGCCCGCACCCGCGCCGAAGCGCTGGCCAAATTGAGCGGCGTGCAGCTCGGCCCCATCGTCTCCGTGAGCGAAGTCGTCTCCGGCCGCGACGTCCCCGCCCCCATGCCGTACGCGGGCGCCGCCAAGATGGAGGCCGCGAGCAGCACGCCGGTCGAGGCCGGGCAGATGACCTTCCACGGCGATATCCAGGTCATCTTCGCGATCAAGAAGTAACGCGCGAACGAAGCCGGGCGCGCACGAACCGCGTTCATGAGCGACTGCGCGCGTGCAGCGGCCCGAGCGGCGGCATGCGCGCGGTCCACCGTGGATCCGCTCGGCACGAAAAAGTTGCTCTTGACGGCTCTTCCCTGTTCTCCACAATCGGCGGTTGGTGGCATCCCCCGGAGGAGAATCGAACGGCGAGCTCTCGGCGAAGTTGGAGACGGCGCTGGTGCGCGAACTCATCGCCGTGTGGAAGCAGATCAACGCCTCGTATTTTCGGCAGGCGCTCTCGCCTCCGACCATCGAGCTCACGCGCTCCGAGACCGTGCTCGGTCGCTGGACGCAGGGCACCCGCACCCTCGAGATCTCGCGGCCGCTGCTCCTCGCGCAGCCGTGGGGCATCGTGGTCGAGGTGCTCAAGCACGAGATGGCGCACCAGTACGTCTCCGAGGTCCTCGGGGTCGCGGACGAGACGCCACACGGGCCCGCCTTTCGCGAGACCTGCCGCCGCCATGGCATCGACGCGCGCGCCGCGGGCATGCCGGAACGAGCCGGCGCATCGAAGGCCGATCCGGCGTTTACCGACGCGCGCGAGGCGCGGGTGGTCGAGCGGATCGCGCGCCTGCTCGCCCTGGCCGAGAGCCCCAACGAGCACGAGGCGCAGGCCGCGACCTTGGCCGCGCAGCGGCTGATGCTCAAGTACAACCTCGAGTCGCGCGCCGTCCCGCGTGACTACGGCTTCAAGCACGTGGGCAAGCCCTCGGGGCGCGTGGGCGAGAGCGATCGCATTTTGGCGATGGTGCTCGGCAAGTATTTCTTCGTCGAGGTGATCTGGGTCCCCGTCTACCGGCCCGCCGAGGGCAAGCGCGGCAGCGTCCTCGAGATCTGCGGCACCCCCTCCAACTTGGCCATCGCCGAGTACGTCCACGCGTTCCTGACGCACACCTCCGAGCGGCTCTGGCTCGAGCACCGCCGCGCGCATGGCATCGAGCAGAATCGCGATCGGCGCACCTTCCTGTCGGGGGTCATGGCTGGCTTTGCCGACCGGCTGGCGCGGGAGGCGAGCACGCACAAAGAGGCGGGGCTCGTCTGGGTGAAGGACGGCGATCTCCATGGCTATTTCCGGAGGCGCCACCCCTATATCCGCAACGTGCGCTACGCCGGCAACCGCAAGAACGAGACGTTCTCCCACGGCCGCGAGGCGGGGCGGCGCATCATCCTGCGGCGCGGCGTGGAGGCACCCAGCGCATCGGGTGCATCGCGGCTTTCGTCGGGTGAGGGCGTTCGCCTTCTTCCCCCGCGCCGCGGTTCGTGATGGAAGTCGATCTAGGATGAAGTTCGCACGAACGGCCGCCGCCGGCCTCGCGTTTCAGGCTCTCTTTCTCACCGCCACCCTGAGCACCTCCGCGCAGGCGGACGAGGGCATGTGGCCCTTCAACCGCATCCCCAAGGAGCGCTTCCAGAAGGATCGCAACGTCGCCTTGAGCGACGGCTGGCTCGATCACGTGCGGCTCTCGAGCGTGCGCTTTCGCGGCGGCTCGGGATCGTTCGTCTCCAAAACGGGATTGGTGCTCACCAACCACCACGTCGGCGTCGATTGCATTTCCAAGCTGAGTCGCGCCGGACGAGACTACGTGGCGAACGGCTTCATCGCCGGAAAAGACGGCCCCGAGGCGCGCTGTCCCGATGTCGAGCTCAATGTCCTCTTGGCCATCGAGGACGTGACCGACAAAGTGCGCGCCGCGCGCAAGCCCGAGATGAACGACGCCGAGGCCAACATGGCCATCAAGGGCGCCATGACGCAGATCGAAAAGGGCTGCGCCGATCGGCCCTCGGGCGAGCGCGTGAAGTGCGAGGTGGTGACCCTCTACGCCGGCGGCAAATACGATCTGTACACGTACAAGAAGTACACCGACGTTCGCCTGGTCTTCGCGCCCGAGCAGAGCATCGCCTTCTTCGGAGGCGACACCGACAATTTCACCTATCCCCGCTACAACTTCGATATGGCCCTCTTTCGGGTCTACGAGAACGGCCAGCCGCTCGCGCCCAAAGATTGGCTCGCCTGGAGCCCGTCCGGCGCCAAAGACGGCGAGACGGTCTTCGTCAGCGGCCACCCCGGATCCACCGGCCGCCTCCTCACGATGGCGCAGCTCCAGACCTACCGCGACCAGGTGTATCCCTATTCGCTCGATCAATTGCGCACGGAGCGCGATCGGCTTCGGGCCTACGGAAAGCAGAACCAAGAGGCCGCGCGCCAAGTGGCCCTTTGGATCAAGCGGCTGGAGAACAGCATCAAGTCGACCAACGGCTTTCTCTTGGGGCTCGACGATCCGGCGCTCATGAAGAAGAAGGCCGAGGGCGAGGCCGCGCTGCGCAAGGCCATCGAGGCCGATCCCAAGCTCAAACAGAGCCATGGAACGGTGTTCGACGAGCTCGCGGCCATCGCCAAGAAGCAGACCGAGTCCTGGAAGCGTTACACGGTGCTGGAGACCGGATCGCGCGCGCAGGTGCTCGGCATCGCGCGCAACTTGGTGCGCCTCGCCGCCGAGAGCGAAGTCCCCAACGAGAAGCGCCTGCGCGAGTACAACGAGTCGAGCCTGGAGTCGCTGAAATTCCGGCTCGTCTCCCCTGCCCCCATTTACGGCGAGGTCGAGGTGGTGCTGGTGCGCGCCTGGCTCGAACGCGCGGTGCGCGACTTGGGGGCCGCCGATCCGACCGTGCGCGCCCTGCTCGCCGGGCGCACCCCGGAGCGGGCCGCGCGCGAGACCATCGCCGGCTCGAAGCTCTTCGACGTGAACTTCCGCCGCAAGCTGATCGAGGGCGGAAAGCAAGCCATCGCCGAGTCGGCCGATCC contains these protein-coding regions:
- a CDS encoding serine/threonine protein kinase — protein: MSAPTLRPWTSERVLARLETTVQRKYRIERLIGVGGMSAVYAATHRNGHKVAIKFLLECFAGEPEICQLFGREAYVANRIGHPGAVPILDDDVDETGCPFLIMPLLEGEPLRARWDRASGRRLPLAEVAMAVSDALDVLASAHAKGIVHRDIKPDNLFVTNTGHVRVLDFGIARSLDGDASVSTTGHMVGTPAFMPPEQVMGDRKAIGPHSDCWAVGATIFTLLSGEFVHRTDGRGALLVAAATKSARSVATVVPSLPRALVQFVDKALAFDGGDRWSSAREMRSALGPAFEDALGEPFSTIVGQVRAEITAELSPLSDDLRRQPTERPDLPEPKPQGEPDTRVDASMRGDTVSSQGRARPAHAVSVAADADAVPTMKAAGLTTSPRRRGGEPQRAIRKEPSTRAVAAEMRVFHCGDGVAVGQYGCLSFVVWREGVTRPKFEKQAAGLAEVMRGHPQGAGFLCIIEAGTKPPNESLRRASTEMLRAHGDRLKCISAVIGGDGFWGALTRSVLLGIATLFVHRTPATPFADVPSAVEWMGSHIPIDSTEKAAAFIEDVRTQLASR
- a CDS encoding formylglycine-generating enzyme family protein; amino-acid sequence: MTFAHVSMALLVACLAVPLYAKPISGASSTPRKPPAPLEARRPKPPRPVETVRVAGNYCTEIEQRCLRWLPNTKEVVSHEPLRCAEFAPSVCKGQTRPMTFEIDRYEYPGRAGVRPQVNVTWVQAGALCAARGKRLCTEEEWTLACEGDSLWPYPYGLVRDASACHIDEPLRPSAHQGSPERNARVGPHWKMPIDQREPSGKRPACVSPFGVFDMTGNVDEWVDGHASGHASSSMGGYWGPVRNRCRVVTRAHDAKFSFYQTGFRCCRDVP
- a CDS encoding SIMPL domain-containing protein (The SIMPL domain is named for its presence in mouse protein SIMPL (signalling molecule that associates with mouse pelle-like kinase). Bacterial member BP26, from Brucella, was shown to assemble into a channel-like structure, while YggE from E. coli has been associated with resistance to oxidative stress.), whose translation is MPSISTLAKLGLFVFALPLAAGCANNGEAQPAASPSQTSILVVGKGEAHAKPDIAHINLGVEERSATVSEAMQRNTTQMNQLVAALKNVGIAEKDIQTSNFNVRFERELNTPPPPYPMESAVPAAPAKPLPAPTPAPGSSKGPKVTAPGRGAPGTAAAAAPAAKTPAGFYVVSNSVEITVRDVARVGAVIDAAAAAGSNNIWGVNFELEKKDAVEGELRQKAVADARTRAEALAKLSGVQLGPIVSVSEVVSGRDVPAPMPYAGAAKMEAASSTPVEAGQMTFHGDIQVIFAIKK
- a CDS encoding DUF2786 domain-containing protein, yielding MASPGGESNGELSAKLETALVRELIAVWKQINASYFRQALSPPTIELTRSETVLGRWTQGTRTLEISRPLLLAQPWGIVVEVLKHEMAHQYVSEVLGVADETPHGPAFRETCRRHGIDARAAGMPERAGASKADPAFTDAREARVVERIARLLALAESPNEHEAQAATLAAQRLMLKYNLESRAVPRDYGFKHVGKPSGRVGESDRILAMVLGKYFFVEVIWVPVYRPAEGKRGSVLEICGTPSNLAIAEYVHAFLTHTSERLWLEHRRAHGIEQNRDRRTFLSGVMAGFADRLAREASTHKEAGLVWVKDGDLHGYFRRRHPYIRNVRYAGNRKNETFSHGREAGRRIILRRGVEAPSASGASRLSSGEGVRLLPPRRGS
- a CDS encoding S46 family peptidase, whose protein sequence is MKFARTAAAGLAFQALFLTATLSTSAQADEGMWPFNRIPKERFQKDRNVALSDGWLDHVRLSSVRFRGGSGSFVSKTGLVLTNHHVGVDCISKLSRAGRDYVANGFIAGKDGPEARCPDVELNVLLAIEDVTDKVRAARKPEMNDAEANMAIKGAMTQIEKGCADRPSGERVKCEVVTLYAGGKYDLYTYKKYTDVRLVFAPEQSIAFFGGDTDNFTYPRYNFDMALFRVYENGQPLAPKDWLAWSPSGAKDGETVFVSGHPGSTGRLLTMAQLQTYRDQVYPYSLDQLRTERDRLRAYGKQNQEAARQVALWIKRLENSIKSTNGFLLGLDDPALMKKKAEGEAALRKAIEADPKLKQSHGTVFDELAAIAKKQTESWKRYTVLETGSRAQVLGIARNLVRLAAESEVPNEKRLREYNESSLESLKFRLVSPAPIYGEVEVVLVRAWLERAVRDLGAADPTVRALLAGRTPERAARETIAGSKLFDVNFRRKLIEGGKQAIAESADPAIAMMRALDPEARAVRKRYEDEVEGPSRTAGERIAQALFAVRGTSVPPDATSTLRLSVGTVKGFTERGKAVPWSTTFAGLYGHATGVAPLQLPERWLAAKSSLDPNVPYDFVSTNDIIGGNSGSPVLNEAGEIAGLIFDGNLSSLPNRFVYGDVTQRAVSVHTAGIVEALKKVYGADALAHELTDR